TTCCTTAAATTTACAAGAAATCTATGAAGGACGATAGCCATCCAGCACCTAAATTCTTCAAGGATTAATAATAATGTCTGCCGTGCTAATCCTCATCCTGAATGGACGTTATGCATTACCTTCTCTAATAAAACCAGTTAAGAGCTTCATTTATCCTTAAATGACTCCctacaaaatagaaaaaataaaagaaaattatccTTAAAAGCCCCAAAAAAAATTCCTCTAAGCATTGTATAAGCTCTTAACTAGGATTTTAAGTACCAGGGGCTTGTTACTCCCCGTACTGAGACATGTTACAGCTACCGCTGCGGACTCCAATCGGAAATCATACTGATCCAGTCCCTAAGACTGAGGTACGGATATAGGATTCAACaccgagggaaaaaaaaaaaagcaactcaCAATAGAAGCAACATAAAATAGGGGATAAGTCCTCTATTTTTTTTGGCTTTCTCCAGACCTTCACGTAAGCCGGCGCCTagtcttgttttttcttttttcttaaaaaacacCAAAAGTGATTAAGATTGCAACGCTATAAAGCTCGCCGGAAATTCCAATTTACTGATCATCAAACCGGACCGGTTAAGCACCGACCAGGTGGAATATTATTAGGCGTCTGTATGTTTCAAAGAGAAATATCATATGACGGTATAAGCCCACTTACATGGTAATTTTATTACACTATTTTGCTGGAATAGATTTAAACTACAAAATAGGCTTGCCTCTAATCCCTCCACTTATCATTTTACCCTTCTTCAATTTATAAACACATGAAAAATGAAAGGACTCTGATAAAATTCAAAACATTCGTAATCCAATGTCCATTAGATGTATCTAAGCCTTCCAAATTATATTCTGCATCCAATGACTACCTTAGCATATATGTTCACATCTCCCTCCCTCCACTCCCCTACGATCGTGTCTTCGGATAAGAATTACCAAAGCATATGGTAGATAACGTTCTCAATTCACTGTGCGTTCGTTTACAACAATACTGACATATCATCATCTTGATACTTCTCTCTGCCCCTATGCGCAAAAGATAGAAACAAATAACACATCCCAAATGCTAGTGTTTTCAGAGGACATTGGTCTAACAAATGCAAAATGTTTCCGAGAAGTGAACATGCATTACTTGATGAAGTCTTTAACTAATAAGAAAGAACAATGAGCAGGAAATAAATTCTATTTCAAACAAACTCTGCATTATTTTTTCGTTAGGAAAAGAAAAACCACGCTTTCGAGTCAAACTTACCGGGAAGTCATTTTACAGAACCTCCCAGCATAAATTATCAGAGTTGCAAGTTTCAGCAGGTAAAGAAATACAAAGAATTATAATAACATGTCAAAAATATTTGTCATGCTTTCAGATTTACCAAGTAGACTGACAATTCTTTTACAGCAATATGGCCAGTTTCAACAATTACAGGTTTGCTGCTCCTTCGTTACCAAAGTTTTTAGACGGTATacatgaccaaaaaaaaaaaatcagcagacTGAGTGAGGAATCCTGACATCGCTAAATAACTAATATATAGCCATATTAACATTCTGACTTCTGATAACTTGCAATAGAAACAAAAACAAGTAATGCTTTGGTATCATGGAAACTCATACCTGACCTGAAACCCGAACTCTTTAAAAAATTAACCATGTTGAGCATGATACGGAGCTTATAGCCCAATAATGATGGTTGACAAAGGTTTCAGTAACCTAGTAAATGTTCTCAAGACTTTCACAATGTTAGGCATACAACTCTGCTACATTATGTGACAATCCATCAACCACCTCATTTGTGTGCTCCGAAATAGACTCCTCCTGAAAGAATAAACAATCACAAAAGAGTTTCAGTTATTCAAGTCATAGATAGCGTAAACATATCAAACAGAAAAATATGCTCCTGAGAAAAATCAAAATGTACTGGTAAATCCTTTGGACAACACATGGAAAAGAAGGTGAAATGGGTGTTGCGCTCCATTGCAGTCCATTAAACCAGTCAAAGGACCAGCTCTAAGACAAGTTTTAATCTACACTAGCGCAACAAAAATGTCACATCCACACAGACAAGAGACTCTGCAAGCAAAATTGCCCCCATTAAaactaatatttataaataatccaTTAATTAGTCAAGAGATGGAGCATGCTGGAAAACATAAAGCAATTTATCTTCAACTTGTACAACACTTTTCCCCCTCCTAGGGAAGTGATTTTTTGTGTTTCTTCTCCTTTTGTTTGGTGGGTGGTAGTGGTTGCTAATATTTGAATTCATTTATTCATGCACtagcatgtaaaaaaaaaatagtcaacATCTAATTGAATTGCTGTGATGTGCAAAATCCAAAGTCGTGAAAAGTTTTGATCAGTCTAGAAGATTATAAATCCCATGGACAAAACCTGACCAACCTTGGCCATATAAGCAGTCAGTTAAGAATCACCTTAAACTCCCACCTCAAATTGTGCAAAATATTTTCCAATTACAGAAGCAATGAAAGAAATTCAAGAGGTTAATTTTTCTATACTTACTTCTAACTCCCTTCTTCCATTGACAACTACACACTTGGAAGCACTGATGCTAGCACTCTTTATCAAGCTCCGGGCATTACAGTCTGGTTTGCTTATGCCATTTTCTGCAGCATATGCATGCTCAGATCCCTCACATTGGCGTGACCTCGGAGGGCTTTGACAGGTAGTGCGAGCAACTGAAGCTGCAGTCCTTTTctcaaaatctttattttgatcAGCAGTTTCATCTTTCAAAGCACAGACCCTCTCTCTATTACAAAGGAAGTAACAGAGCACATGTTAATCAAATGAATTTAAAATTACCAACAAATTCCAtcttcctacatctcatctgaagAATTTCATCGCTATGAAATGGAGTTCATCCAAGGAGTTAGGACCATATAAGAACTTGACTGATACTTGTACATAAGAATTTGCTGATTATATCTAATGGTACCTTGGCAAAGAGGCATGCTGCCGCTGAAGTGGAGTGCTTCTTTCTCCCTTGCCATAGTGCTCTTCAAGATGTGCAAATTGTCGCTTAAAACGATCAACCCCACTGCATTACAGATTCATATGCGACAAGCAATAAGTATCTCATGTGCCAACCTTCGCATCTAGTTGCTCATAATATGCAATCAAGGTAACTAAATAGAAAAATCCAGTAATGATATTGTTCAAGATGGTAAATTTAGTCTAGCAACAAAGAGAGAGTGATCATGATTTATGCCTGAATAAGATAATATGAGGCAACATCCTTGGGAGGACCACCacaaaaatcaaatcctctatTTTTAATCATTACTTGATGCAGCAAAAAAATGCTCTTACGATAACATTTACACCATGATTGGTCAAGTTTCGTAATACATAGTTTCCACGAAATAAACTAGCATCAGTATGAGGAATCATGATTGAATCCATTTGAAAGTTTTTTGAGCAACATGAATCAGTTTGTAAGCTAAATCACATGAGCAGACGTCAATTTTCATGATATTTTGCCTGAGCATGAGACTAAGTTGTGAAGGGTAAAACAAGAAAAATTCcgctaggaaaaaaaaaaaaaaatcacaacggGAACCCCTAACCTGCCATTACTGTGAGAAGATAGCTTGAACTCATCACTTTTCCAGTTAAATTAAGCAGTTCAGTCAGAGTCAAGGGCCAGGGCCATCATCCAGTTAAGGTCCCATCACAATCTgggatgtatatatgtatatatgtatgtgtgtgtgtgtgtgtgtgtgtgtgtgtgtgtgtgtgtgtgtatgttgtGATGGAATCCATTTATGTCATTAATTCCAGTGAAGCAAAGTAGAAACTAAATTGAACCCAGGGCTTGAAGATCTGCCTGCAGAGCACTCTGTTATTCCCTTCTTGATGACTTCAGTAAGAGATCTCCAAAAATTTCAGAACCGATCCAAATAATCAGATCTAGAGCTTCACTGCAGTTCAACTAATTAACCTTGCTCTATATTAATCACCTAAGATCAGACTTGTGCTCACAATAAGTTCATGGAATCACAATCCAACCACTCAGAAAGTTAGCTTGTGCCATAAAGTTACAAGTCTAAGTGTCTCCAAGCCCCTTTCATGACAATTCACCCAGGAAATTATCATTTTCACAAGGGTTTTAACATAAAAAACTTGCAAGTGTCCAAAGATAGGTCTTTTTTGTTTTTGGTTAACTATATCAAGTCATTAGAAAGGCTTATGGTTTCATAAAGCTTGGTCCTTTAGTCTAAGAATCAGCTTCAAATTCCACAGTTTTGTTATTGGAGGAAACAGCAATTTTTAAATGAGTGATAAATAGAACATTGATTAGTTTCAATTACTAATAAAAAAGCTGCAAAGTACGGGATGCCTTGTAACTcattagaaaaaagaaaaggaagaccaAAGTCAAATGCTATGAACCCTATCATGTTTGGACTATCTTTAATATTTGCAGTTCATGTTTTGCATCCTAATCACAGGCTTCATCTATAAGGCCTAGGTCTTCCTCTAGTTTAATCTTTCCACTCTTTTCCTGTTTATAGCCTTGTTTAGCGATTGTCACATCTAAGAACATCTTTAAAAAAATCATTGCTTTATCCTCTAATACTGTAATTTGTAGGATTCATCTAATGTACCTCATATATTGCCACATTTCCAAAGCACTAAGTTACCCAATTCTGCTGGATATGTGTCAACATATATCTTAGTTGATGAGGAAAAAAAGATGGCACACCTTGGGTACATGAAGCTAGTCTGTTCTCCACCTCGAAGATACTCATGCAGCATCTGAGGATGATATTCCAAAATCTGTTTGCTTTTCAAAAACATTCCATCATTAGTGAAAATTGCAGCAGTCATGTCTGACGACACTGCATGATTATGAAGCTGCAGCAGTGTACCTCTCTATAAATCAATTCTCTGACATCATCTTTTGTCAATTTCTTCCTCTCAAACTCAAATTCAAGTTTGGATATGGGCTGAGTTGATGGTTCGCGGTCTAGATTAGCCAGACTTTGGAAGTATGGATCAGCCAATgcctaaaaattataaaattaaaaaaaaaaaaaaaaagaacacacCAGTCTCAGCTAAAAGCCACACACCAATTGACCTCTTTAGTGTCAGATCACACTTTTGTGCAGTTGAATGAAGTAGTCTAAAGTTGCCTAATCTCACCTGTTCGGCTGTAGGCCTATCTTTAGGATCGAATGCAAGCAAGCGCTCTAGTAAACGAAGCGCCAATGGATCTGCATTGAGGAACTTCTGCGAGAAAGGAACAGGAGGTTTTTTGCGCATGCTACTTAAATATCTTCTAGCCTTTTCATTCCGAATCTGAGAATAtgaaaataacaataataataataataacaacaacaacagTAGTAGCTGTAGTAGtactaataatattaataatactaATAATAAGAAGACGAAGAACACATTTAAGGAACAGAACCTTCGAggcaaataaaatatcaaaaaactaATGCACAGAGGTGCACAAGGCATACATAATAAGGGAGAAAACATTTGTAAGGAAACATATGTGCAGGTTTATGTATGAAGAAGAATCATATAGGAAATGGTACTACACGTTATTTCATGTTTTGGTTCTGCAAGGTAGATTGAAAATTGCTTCTTTTCCCTATAAAAATTGCTGTCACTATAATCCTTATCTCCTTCTGTAAACAAAGATTAAAACAATTGCTGTTTGACAGCATCTAGCAGATCAGTAACCTTATCTTCATGTTCTGGGTTGCAAGTAGTCAACTATATTTCCCTATAAAATACTGCTCTACTGTCACTATAACCCTTTTTCCTTTGTCACAAAAGCCAAAAAAACTTTGTTGTTTGTCAGTATTTCTCAGGACAGCATCTAGCAGATCAGTAACCTTATTCTTCATTTTCTAGTTGCAAGTAGTCAACTATTGTAAGCTTTACATCTGGATTATATGCATCCTATTCAAGTAAGAACACATTCTCAAACTATCCCATGCATAATTCATTGACTTCTAAAGAGTTTATTTCTGATCCTCACATCtgttcatttttttccttttgccCTCTCTTTTCATCTTTCCTTGTTTCATATATGCCTCAAAACTCAAAGATGACAAAAATATAGTGGCAGGTAGAAATTTTATGCAAGCGGGTAGGCCACTTAATTGCCAAGATCATGTAACAGAATAAAGTAAAAGAAATAGGACAGAACCTTTACATGCAAAAGGCAAAACTAATATTCCTCACAATAACATAGGATAGCTTAAATAATGGATTCACATGGAAGCATATATTAGAGAAAAGCAACGATCTGAAACAGGGAAGaataagaacaagaagaagatgaagaagaaaaagaagaagaggtccAAAAAGCAAGACGTTGATGCATAAAGTCTAGATCAATGAACATCTGTTTGTGCTGAAGGTAAATGGTTATGGAGATGGCAGACAAACCCTAGCAACAGCTTCAGGTGAAGGAGTGCCAAGTAGATCAGTCATTAGATCCAACTGATGCACCACATTCTTTCCAGGAAATAACGGTCTTCCTGTAAGCATTTCTGCAAATATACAACCTATGCTCCAAATATCGATAGCAGGGGTATACTGTAAAATACAAGTTTGTTAGTAATCAAGCATCTGCATGAAATATAACTCATTTTTTCATAAGCATAGGACTAAAGGTCAGGCAGCAGGCTGTCTAAATCATACACCGCATGAATTGTAGAAGAATGTAAGTAGCAATACTTTTGCAGCCTGTGATAGAAGCAGTGCCAATTCATATAATTTATGTCACAGACACAGCATCTATTCATAATTCACAGAGCATAGgaaaaaacaaaggaaaacaagAATGGACTCCTGGCTAAATCTATGTTTATTTTGTCATACTATTGCGCTGCAGCCATGCAACCACAGTTTAACTTTTAAAGTTGCAAGTCCACAGCAAGGGGCATAATCATTGAGTTTGAGATACATATCAAGTGCAACtaagataaaatttgataatcAAGTTATATGGGTTCAAATATAAGCCCAAAAGCCATAAATTAGTCTTACTTTGGAGAAGAAAGAGCCACATAGTTCAGGGGCACGATACCACCTTGTTGCCACATaatcctaaaaaaatatataaagtacAAAAATCAACAAAAGAAAAACACAAATATCACATACATGTATTTGAATTGAAAAATAACAAAACTATGAGTCAGCAAAAAATTTGACCACCAACAACTATAAAAAGCTAAAACAACGATACAATGGAAAGAGTCACATACGGTCCAAAAAATAGCTGATGGAGTATCATTAAATGATACTCGTGCGAGCCCAAAGTCACAAATTTTCAATTTGCAGTCAGCATTGGCAAGTATATTCTTGGGCTTTAAATCACGGTGAAACACATTAGCtgcaaaaaacaaaaacaaaaaaaaaataaaaaataaaaacatcgaCCATCAATAACACGTAAAACCAGAATGGTCAAGCAGCTATACTTCATCTGCAGAAATTTTTGACCTGTATGGATATACTTCAGAGCTCGAAGGAGCTGGTACAAGAAAAACTGATAATGTTCTGGTGTGAGGTCATCGTTTGCCTTGATTACTTGGTGAAGATCTGACTCCATCAACTCAAAAACAACATATATATCCTTGAATTCTCTCCGGGAAGGAGGAAGCATTATATGCTTTATTTCTACGATGTCAGGATGCCGGAGCAGCCTGAGCAGCTTGATCTCCCTTAGAATGCGAGTGGCATCAGAAACATGCTCGAATACATCATTAATTTTCTTGATTGCCATTCTCTCGCCTGTGTGAGTGTCCACCGCAGCGGCAACCACCCCATAGCTTCCTTTGCCAATGACTTCTTGTATCTGGTATCGGGTTGCTTCACCATACTCCGTGAAGAACTCCTTGTCAAGCATGCTCTGAACGATTCAAGATCAGCATGAGAAACTGTGACTAACCATACATATTACACATCAGTGAAATCAAACGcaacaaaaaagaaggaaaaaacatGTTCAACCTCGTCATAAAATCAATAAGAGTAAATGGGAAGCTCCTTCTGACCGACGTTTCAAGAGATTTATAATAATTCCCAACGCAGAGAAAATTTCGGTAAGATGCAATAGAAAAATTAGAAAGGAAAGATAAAAATTGGATTTGGGATGGACAATCGGATGAAATTAACTCTAGAAAGCAAAATTCTGGATTAAAAGAGAAAGGGAATCGCCAACTCAGATTCCAGAATAAAAGAATAAGAACGAAGAAAAGGACTTAATGGAATCTAATGCTCTTACCAAAGATCAGAAGGAGGTGgtgctctcttcctcttttttttgttttttgttggaTGTGGTGCTCTCTACTTGAACAAAcccaaagaacaagaagaattctAATTGCGAGAGCCCCACCTCCTCCTTCGCGGAATCCCCCACTTAGATTCCAATATAAAGAGAAACCCCAATTAATCGATTCATCTCCTTCTGAAAGGAACAGGAGATAAGAATGGCATCCTAACCTCCTTATTTAAAAACAGAAAGATGGGGGAAAATCCATCTttgcattaacaaaaaaaaaaaaacagatttGGACAGCGAGCACAGTGATCTACAAAAGAAACAAAATTTATGACGTAAAGATGGAGCAGAGTTCAAGAACAGCAAGGAACTCCGGAAAAGGTCAGAGCTTTGGTACGGAGAGAGAAAGGGAAAAGGTCAGAGCTTAGGTGGGGAATCGGCTAACGGACCTTCTTGTGAGAGTCGGTCCCGGTCATTCGGGATCGTCTGGGGACTCGGAGGAGCGGGAGGCTAATGAGATCCAAGACCTCGACGAGGGGGAGCCGGTCCTCCTTCTGCTCCTTGTCCGCCACCTCGTCGGCGacggcggcggcggtggcgggGCCCGGTTCTTCGCTCAGGGAAGAGGAGGGGGCGATATCGGAGCGCGTGGAACGGCGCTGGAACCAGCGACGGACGCCATCGACGAAAGTACCTCCCCCCATATAAAGGCAACAGCGACGGTGCGGCAGATCGGAACACAGCGCAGAGATCGCCGCATTGCCCGCCTTATCCCGCTCTAGTTCCGCGCCCCAACCTTcgtcgtctctctctctctctctctctctctctctctctgtgtccgAAGTCACTGAGGAGAAAAAGACGCCGAAGGACGCTTCAACACTGGCGACGCGTTGCGATTGTGGGCTGTTGATGATAACCTACTTTAGTGGACCCTGGGACACAGGAAAGACAGCAAGTTAACggcttttaaaataattataataaagttGATAATGAACTTTATTACATAAATGAACTGCTTTAGACTGTGACTTACTAAGCAAATCAATCCCCTGtggtagaatatttttttttttctggcacATTAATAAATTCGTTTACAGGTAATCCTAGGATTATATTATATAACAGTCTTGTTGAGGATCATATACGGCACATTACACTCGCATTACATGAAAATTAGTGTTAGAAAGCAAGATTCATATATTCTCGTGGTTTAAACTTTCAGGTTGAGTAAGATTTCAACATGTATATTAAATTGTACTACACTTGATATCTTGTTCTCTCAACAACTCTCATACAAAAAGATTacatgatttttcttttgcatatTAGTCATTTAACTATTGTCTGGTATGGTATCAGACATAGATtgatttatatataataattattttttaatgccTAATTAAGATGTCAAACATAGATTGGTACATAAAGTACTAGTCAATGGGTTAACAAAACTGTCATTTTTTAATCCTACAGCCTTATGTTTATGAAATTTGATTGTTATTGAAAAGTTAATCGCTTGTTATTTACTGTTATAAAAAGCTTGGTTATTGAATAACTTAAAGTTGAACGAAAATGAAGCCATTTTTATCATTGAGtgttagtgtaggattaattttttatagatttattgattcttttagaaaaaaaagggaaGTCATGATTAGTTTTATTACCTGGTTGAGCAGTGCAATGGAAATATGCCAATGACAACCCTCCAAATTTGAATCCTGAATGTCCTTCAAGCTAAGATTTTAAGGGAAGAGTATCAGCAGTGGACTATCTATCGATTTTTTGTATTAGGTAATAACAAAATCTTTTTTATGTACTGTGTAGATTTTTATCTTTCATTGTATATGCGTCTCATTCATTCTTAATGTTGTTTgggacaaaaaacaaaaaaaaacaaaaaaccaaATATCCCAGTAGTAAGGTgtctaattcttttttttttcttctaagcaTGGTTTAATCCAAGTTCATTTATCCCTGATCAAACCATGCATTCACTTCCTTTCTATTTAGCAAGAAACATCAGCATAGTTTTGATTAGGAAGTAAAGTAAGGACAAGATTTGGATAAACTTGGACACATGCAATAAATAGCTGCTATACACCCGACAAGCCATTACTTCTACAATACAGCAATCATTTACACTtgcattatttttttcatgaacAAAACATCCCAAGTCAAAATAGAAATAACTCGCGACATAATTATTCCAATGaatgccattttttttttctctatctctaattcaaatacattaaaaaaatgCACAAGAATTATATATCACGTTTG
This genomic window from Elaeis guineensis isolate ETL-2024a chromosome 13, EG11, whole genome shotgun sequence contains:
- the LOC105056340 gene encoding mitogen-activated protein kinase 9 isoform X1, with the protein product MGGGTFVDGVRRWFQRRSTRSDIAPSSSLSEEPGPATAAAVADEVADKEQKEDRLPLVEVLDLISLPLLRVPRRSRMTGTDSHKKSMLDKEFFTEYGEATRYQIQEVIGKGSYGVVAAAVDTHTGERMAIKKINDVFEHVSDATRILREIKLLRLLRHPDIVEIKHIMLPPSRREFKDIYVVFELMESDLHQVIKANDDLTPEHYQFFLYQLLRALKYIHTANVFHRDLKPKNILANADCKLKICDFGLARVSFNDTPSAIFWTDYVATRWYRAPELCGSFFSKYTPAIDIWSIGCIFAEMLTGRPLFPGKNVVHQLDLMTDLLGTPSPEAVARIRNEKARRYLSSMRKKPPVPFSQKFLNADPLALRLLERLLAFDPKDRPTAEQALADPYFQSLANLDREPSTQPISKLEFEFERKKLTKDDVRELIYREILEYHPQMLHEYLRGGEQTSFMYPSGVDRFKRQFAHLEEHYGKGERSTPLQRQHASLPRERVCALKDETADQNKDFEKRTAASVARTTCQSPPRSRQCEGSEHAYAAENGISKPDCNARSLIKSASISASKCVVVNGRRELEEESISEHTNEVVDGLSHNVAELYA
- the LOC105056340 gene encoding mitogen-activated protein kinase 9 isoform X2, with product MLDKEFFTEYGEATRYQIQEVIGKGSYGVVAAAVDTHTGERMAIKKINDVFEHVSDATRILREIKLLRLLRHPDIVEIKHIMLPPSRREFKDIYVVFELMESDLHQVIKANDDLTPEHYQFFLYQLLRALKYIHTANVFHRDLKPKNILANADCKLKICDFGLARVSFNDTPSAIFWTDYVATRWYRAPELCGSFFSKYTPAIDIWSIGCIFAEMLTGRPLFPGKNVVHQLDLMTDLLGTPSPEAVARIRNEKARRYLSSMRKKPPVPFSQKFLNADPLALRLLERLLAFDPKDRPTAEQALADPYFQSLANLDREPSTQPISKLEFEFERKKLTKDDVRELIYREILEYHPQMLHEYLRGGEQTSFMYPSGVDRFKRQFAHLEEHYGKGERSTPLQRQHASLPRERVCALKDETADQNKDFEKRTAASVARTTCQSPPRSRQCEGSEHAYAAENGISKPDCNARSLIKSASISASKCVVVNGRRELEEESISEHTNEVVDGLSHNVAELYA